A single region of the Nicotiana sylvestris chromosome 6, ASM39365v2, whole genome shotgun sequence genome encodes:
- the LOC138870647 gene encoding uncharacterized protein encodes MADLRKFFNKLRRFNLKLNPAKCAFAVPVGKLLGFIVSRRGIELDPTKVNAIQKLPPPKNKKDKDAATKWTDDYQKAFDRIKEYLSMPPVLVPPKPGRPLLLYLAVSDRPFGCVLGQHDETGRNEKVIYYLREDIAESYDGWRLFFDGAANLKGVGIGAVLVSETGQHYPVSAKLRYDKGASKQAYSTRSPWPFAAWGMDVIGTIELAASNGHRFILVAIDYFTKWVEATSYRVVTKKVVAGFVHDRIVCQFGVTESIITDNGSNLNSDLMKAMCETFKIKHKNSTGLR; translated from the exons atggcagatctaagaaagttcttcaacaaacTAAGGAGGttcaatctgaaactgaatcctgccaagtgcgcattcgcGGTTCCTgttggaaaattattgggtttcatcgtgagtcgtcgaggaatagaattggatccaacAAAGGTCAATGCTATCCAAAaattgccaccaccaaagaacaagaaggac aaggacgctgctaccaaatggactgatgattatcagaaagcttttgacagaatcaaggaatacctatcaatgCCACCGGTCTTAGTTCCTCCTAaaccaggaagacccctattgctttaccttgcggtatcggatagaccattcggttgtgttttaggacaacatgatgaaacagggagaaatgAGAAAGTCatttactatctca gagaagatattgcagaatcctatgatggttggaggttgtttttcgacggagctgcaaatctcaaaggagttggcataggagcagtcttagtatcagaaactggCCAACACTACCcagtatccgccaagctcag atatgataaaggcgccTCCAAACAAGCTTACTCGACAagatcaccatggccattcgccgcttggggaatggatgttatcggaacTATCGAGcttgccgcatcaaatgggcacaggttcatcctagtggcaatcgattattttaccaaatgggtcgaagcaacatcatacagggtggtcactaagaaggttgtggcgggtttcgtccacgaccgcattgtttgtcagtTCGGGGTTacagaatcaatcatcaccgataatggttccaatctcaacagcgacttgatgaaagcaatgtgtgaaactttcaagatcaaacacaagaactctacaggaCTCAGATGA